One window of the Cryptomeria japonica chromosome 7, Sugi_1.0, whole genome shotgun sequence genome contains the following:
- the LOC131052079 gene encoding alpha-galactosidase has product MKMVSVLFVTLLGICLCFQANATYNGLGRKPPMGWNGRGYFYCSGISENGIRGAADGLISTGLSKLGYEYVNIDDCWADKHRDAQGNLVAKAKKFPSGIKVLADYVHSKGLKLGIYADAGSQSCSTKMKGSYGHEQQDANTFASWGVDYLTYMACYIGGASRRARYQNMSEALLKTGRPIFFATDSWDNLTDYIEAGPKIANSWLSAEIGYTYEGLLDVADQNNELSAYAGPDRGWNDADVLQIGRMGPSLTIEEYRSQFSIWALMKAPLIITTDLRNASKETLQILGNKEVIDVNQDSLGVQGKKVSKQGDLEVWAGPLSNKRVTVALWNRGNSTASITAKWKDIGLSSKTVVQARDLWAHSYLSTSLKGSLTSSVDSHVCKMYVLTPISA; this is encoded by the exons ATGAAAATGGTCTCTGTTTTGTTTGTAACACTTTTGGGTATTTGTTTGTGCTTTCAAGCCAATGCAACCTACAATGGACTTGGCCGGAAGCCTCCAATGGG ATGGAATGGTCGTGGATATTTCTACTGCAGTGGTATTAGTGAAAATGGTATTCGAGGAGCAG CTGATGGACTGATTTCCACTGGATTGTCCAAGTTAGGATATGAATATGTAAATATAG ATGACTGTTGGGCTGACAAACACCGGGATGCTCAG GGTAATCTTGTTGCTAAAGCAAAAAAATTTCCTTCTGGCATTAAGGTTTTGGCAGACTATGTTCATTCTAAGGGACTCAAACTCGGTATATATGCTGATGCAGG ATCACAATCATGTTCCACAAAGATGAAAGGTTCCTATGGACATGAGCAACAGGATGCCAACACATTTGCTTCATGG GGTGTAGACTACTTGACATATATGGCCTGCTACATTGGTGGCGCCAGCCGTCGAGCAAG GTACCAAAACATGAGTGAAGCTCTCCTAAAGACAGGGCGTCCTATATTCTTTGCCACTGATAGTTG GGACAACCTAACAGATTATATTGAGGCAGGACCTAAGATTGCCAATAGCTGGTTGAGTGCTGAAATTGGATATACATATGAAGG cttgtTAGATGTCGCTGACCAGAACAATGAGCTTTCTGCTTATGCAGGTCCTGACCGTGGATGGAATG ATGCTGATGTATTGCAGATTGGAAGGATGGGCCCCAGTTTGACAATTGAGGAGTACAGATCACAGTTCAGCATATGGGCCTTAATGAAG GCACCCTTGATCATTACCACTGACTTAAGGAATGCGAGCAAGGAAACACTACAGATCCTGGGAAACAAAGAGGTTATTGATGTCAATCAAG ATTCATTAGGAGTTCAGGGGAAGAAAGTGAGCAAGCAAGGAGACCTTGAG GTATGGGCAGGGCCTCTGTCTAACAAAAGAGTGACTGTAGCTTTGTGGAACAGAGGCAATTCTACAGCCTCTATCACTGCCAAATGGAAAGACATTGGCCTTTCATCCAAAACTGTTGTTCAAGCTAGAGACTTGTGGGCT CATTCGTACCTTTCAACAAGTTTAAAAGGAAGTCTCACCTCAAGTGTTGATTCGCACGTTTGCAAAATGTATGTTTTGACACCAATCTCTGCTTAA